TGTGACACCTTCTGGCACAAAATTCATATCACGCCACTTTTCAGCCACTTCAGCAAAATCATTTTCAAACCCCCACTGACGCATAATTTTACCGCCGATATGCCCTGACAGTTTAACAATAGCGGTATTCAAAAAGGTCGGATTCGCGAATACCTCTTCATGTCGTTCAGCCTCAGTTAAAATTGGTAGCACACCAATATTATGCACCAAAGCGGCTAATGTCATAGTGTCCAAACTCAGATGACGCTGCTTAGTTTTGGTGTATACCTGCAATGCTGCCATCGCATATGAGACAACATCAATAGTATTGTCCCAAATTTTTATTATGTATTCTTTTACCAATTCATTCTTCGACACAAACAATTGTTCCATTGCCAATGCGGTAGAAATGTTCTTGATTTGACTCAAGCCTATTCGTGTGACGGCCTGAGAAACAGAGGTCACTTTTACTGTTCTGCCGAGATAAGCACTATTGGATATTTTGATAATTCGCGCACTTAAGGATGGGTCCTGCGCAATAATATCGCCCATTGCATGCAAGTTTACATTTGGATCATCAGCCGCCCGTCTGACCTTCAAGGCTATGGCGGGAAGGGTGGGCAAAACAATTGTATCGTTTTTAATTTTTTCGACCAAAATGGTTAATAGTGCGTTCTCAGTGGACATATTCCTACCTATTGTTTTCGGCGATGGCTGATTCAGCGGCAATCCAATCGCTCTTTATTCAACACTTTGAGTGTTCAAAATCTTCTATTATGATGTATCTTAACGGTTACCACGTCAATCACATGGCTTTTGGCTTATTGAAGTTGCTTATAATACTTTGCAACAAACCAAAATAGAATGCGACTTTAGGCTACGTAACGCAATTTAAATTTGCAATTCAATTATTTATGCAATTAACAAAAAAAACAAATAAGGATAAAAAATGTTTCGCAAAAAAACTCTTTCTGTAATTCTAGCAGCGGTGTTACTTTCTGCTTGCAGCCCCTCTGCAGAAACTGATCCGGCCCCGAAAGTAGAGCGAAAAACGTCCTCAGAATCCCAGCCTCCGACTCTGTTGAAAGACGCCGAACAACGGTTAGATATCTATTTTCCGGTCGCCCTTACCGCTGATCTTTCTGCATATTCTGCGGCTCAGAAAGAAATGCTAGGCTTGCTGATTGATGCATCAAAGATTATGGACGACTTATTTTGGGCGCAAGCCTATGGAGAAAACAAAAACGAGTTTTTAGCCTCCATTGCTGATCCGAAAGTCAGACAGTTCAGCGCTATCAATTATGGCCCTTGGGATAGGCTAAATGGAGACAAAGCCTTTTTAAGCGGCATTGCAGATAAGCCACTAGGCGCGCAATTTTATCCTGAGGATATGTCCAAGCAGGAATATGAAAAGAGCAAGCTCGCTAGTCATGACGGATTGTATTCAATGGTCTCTCGGGACATGGAGGGTAATCTAGTTGAGATCCCTTATTCAGAATACTTTGCTGAAGAGCTCGATCAAGTCGCCAAATTGCTGCTAAAGGCAGCGACCTTAGCTGAAAATAAAGCGTTCTCAAATTATCTAAGCATGCGTGCTCAGGCCCTAACCTCCGATAATTATCAACCATCAGATTTTGCCTGGATGGAAATGAAAGATAACCCAATTGAGCTGGTCATCGGTCCGATTGAAACCTATGAAGATCAGTTGTTTGGCTATCGCGCTGCTTTTGAGTCATACGTATTGTTAAAAGATCTCAGTTGGAGTGAAAAATTAGCGAAATACGCTGCCTTCTTGCCAGAGCTGCAACAAGGACTGCCAGTTCCTGCCCAGTATAAAGCTGAAATGCCCGGTAGCAATGCGGATCTCAATGCTTACGACGTGATTTATTATGCTGGACATTCAAATGCTGGCAGTAAAACCATTGCTATCAATCTCCCTAATGATGAAGAAGTTCAATTGCAAAAGGGCACTCGTAGACTACAGTTGAAAAATGCCATGCAAGCTAAGTTTGAGCATATTTTAATGCCAATTTCCGAGCTTCTTATGGTACCGGAACAGCGTAAGCACATTACCTTTAACGCATTTTTTGCTAACACGATGTTCCATGAAGTTGCCCATGGCTTAGGGATCAAGAACACCTTGGAAGGTTCAAGTACAGTGCGCGGGGCACTGAAGGAACATGCTTCGGCTTTAGAAGAAGGTAAAGCCGATATTTTAGGCCTCTATATGGTTGAACAGTTGCTGAGTAAAGGCGCCATTAGCGAGGGACAACTGGAAGATTATTATGTTACCTTTATGGCAGGGATATTTCGCTCAGTTAGATTTGGTGCCTCTAGTGCTCACGGTAAAGCGAACATGATAAGGTTTAACTTCTTCAAGCAAAATGGCGCTTTTAGTCGAAACGAAAGCGGCCTCTACAGTGTAAACATGGATAAAATGAGTGATGCTATAGCCGCACTTTCTCAGTTGATATTAACCTTGCAAGGCGACGGTGATTATGACGGCGTAGCCCAATTGGTCAAGCAACAAGGAGTAATTAGTACAACTTTAGCTGATGATTTACAACGTTTAGCCGATGCTAGCATCCCTGTAGACATTACCTTTGAACAAGGTAAAGAAGTACTGGGCTTATAAGGCGGTACGGCCTTGTATGCTTAGCATCAATCATACAAGGCCTGCTTATTACCACTTAATCATAACGCATACACCGACGAGAATGTAACATTAATACATCACTAGAATTGCAAAAAAAAGGTGAACGCGACGCCGCAGAACTACTCTACACCAATTGTTATTCTGGCTTGGTTATAAGCCTGCTTTCATCTTGTTTAATGGTCTTTGGTTTCAAAGACGCAAACATTTTTGAAATGAAGTTGTATTGGTGGATCGGGATGGCAGCTCTGCTTGTATTACGCTTTGCCGATGCGCTAGTGTGGCAGAAGACTAAACGTGGCACTATTTATGATGGGCAAAAGTATGTGCTTCGCTTTGCCTCGGGAACCATCTTAACCGCGTTGATGTGGTGCTTCTATTGTTTAATGGTGTTTCCGCATATTGAAACCATTGAACTGGCATTTAATATCATAATAGTAGCGGCTATGGCTGGCGGTGCGGCCACCATACTAGGTGCACACAAACCTACTGCGATTTTATATTCAGCAATTTTATTGGTCCCATTTTCACTAGCCCTATTAACGTCTGACGTACATCATCAGTATATTTTGGGACTGCTTGGTCTTGCCTTTTCAGCTGTGATGGTTATTACCGCCAAAAAGTCCGGCGAGTTTAATCAAGTGGCCATTCGGCTTAAAAATGAAAATGCGATTTTGGTTGAGCATATGGAAGAAGAGGTTGAGGAGCGGACCAATCAAATTTATCAACTTTCCAATATTGATCCGCTCACTGGCCTTTTCAACCGCACAGCTTTTCTATCTCAACTTGATAAGCACATAGAATATGACAAGAAAAGTGGCGGGACCTTTGCGTTATTATTTATCGATTTAGATGGCTTTAAAAAGATCAATGACAGCATTGGCCATGAAGCCGGCGACAGAGTGCTACAACAGACGGCTCAGCGCCTAAAGAATAGTTGTCCAGACGAGCAATTGCTATGTCGCTGGGGGGGAGACGAATTTCTAGTCGGACTAGATCAAGCAGATGCTAACAGCGCGTTGGAATTAGCTCAACAACTAATTGCTAAAATATCCAATCCCTATGTGTTTGAAAGCAATCGTTTAAACCTAGGCGCGACAGTCGGCATCGCAATGTATCCAGAGCACACTGTCAGTGGCATAAAACTCATACAGTTAGCTGACACTGCCATGTATTTCCAGAAAAAGAATTCTCCTTGTACTGCAGGCTTATTTTCAGAGCGGCTAGGAAAGCAATTAGCCAGAGAACAACGTCTCAAAGATGCCCTTAGTGAAGCCATTGAAGAAGATCAGTTGAGAATAGTCTATCAACCTATAATTGACGCCAAAACCCATACTACAGTCGCATTTGAAGCGCTGTTGAGATGGAACCTAAATAATGAGAATATCCCGCCTGACGAGTTCATCACTATAGCAGAGCAATACGGTTTAATTCGTAAAATAGGAAATTGGGTGTTACAACAGGCCTGTAGTACAGCGGTATCTTGGCAACAGCATGCAACTATTGCGGTAAGCGTTAATGTCAGTGTGATTCAATTGCAGGACAATGAATTCATCGATTTCGTAGATTCGGTATTAGCTCAAACTGAGCTGGCTCCAGAGTGCCTGCACATAGAAATCACAGAATCGGTTTTCGCCGCTGACAAGGAAGCCTTGTTGGAGAAAATCACCGCTTTGAAACAGCGAAATATTCATATATCCATTGATGATTTTGGTACCGAATATTCTTCGTTATCGGTTATCCAAGAATTATCAGCCGATATCGTCAAAATTGATCGGGCCTTTGTTCACAGCCTCGATACCAATGGCTTACCCATTGTGAAAGCCGTGCTCAACATAGCCGAAGCTTTTGGTTATGAAGTGATAGCCGAGGGAGTGGAGACCGTTCAACAAGCGAACATTTTACGCGATTTAGGGGTTGATTATTTACAGGGGTTTTATTTTTGCAAACCATTAGAATTACGCGCATTAAGCAATTTCGTCAAATCTAAGCCCCTGCCATTCACCAAGCCCCAAAAATCAGCATCCTAATCTAATATTACGGGAGCTGCTGCTTCATGGTATTTTGATATGGCGGCCACCCCATAGGTTTACCGGCCAAAACGTGCAAATGAATATGATAAACGGTCTGGCCGCCATCTGGATTACAATTCATCACAGTCCGATAACCGCTTTCAGCTACACCCAATTGCTTTGCGATACTCGCAGCCGCTAAATAAAGCTGTCCTATCAAGGCCGCATCTTCGGGTTCAATATCGTTAATTGTGGCGATTTGTTTTTTGGGAATAACTAGAAAATGAGTGGGTGCCTGAGGATTGATATCCTTAAACGCCAGCACTTGATCATCTTCAAATATAATCTCCGCAGGGATTTCGCGATTAATAATTTTGTCGAATATTGTCTCAGCCATGTTATTGCTTCCTACTCTACATTTTTCGGTTGAACACTAAGTTTCTCAATTTGCTTAGCGGATCAGATAAACACAAATCCGAGTAACACTGCACCTAAAATTAGACGATAAATTACAAAAGGTAACATGCCTATTTTGGAGATCCAGGACAAGAATAAATAAATACAAGCATAGGCACTAACAAAGGATAATACCGTCCCGTAAAACAACGCTTGCCAATCCACCGCTGCGTCTTGCTTAACCAAATCAAGTGTAGCAAGCAAACCTGCCCCAAGGATCACAGGAATCGATAGCAGAAACGAAAATCTTGCACTGCTCTGACGGTCCAAGCCTAGCATTAGCGCCGCCGTCATAGTAATACCAGAGCGTGAGGTACCAGGAATCAACGCCAAAGCCTGGGCAAGCCCTATTATTAACGCGCTTTTCCAATTTAACTGATAGATGTTTTTATGTAATTTTCCTGTCACGTCCGCATACCACAATACAAGACCAAAAATGATAGTGGTAATAGCTATAACCAGTGCTTCACGGGCATAATGTTCGATGAAGTCCTTGGCCAAGAAACCGACCACCACGGCTGGGATAGTGGCTAGGATCACCCACCAAGCTAATTTACTATCGTCACTTTGCTTACGGCTAAAGCCGGTTTGTAGCCACGCTAATAACATCCGTGATATATCTTCTCGAAAGTAAATCATCACCGCTAACAAGCTCCCAACGTGAACAGCCACATCGAAGGCTAAACCTTGCTCCGTCCAACCGAGCAACTCCGATGGCAAAATTAAGTGCGCAGAACTTGAAATCGGTAGAAATTCAGTAATGCCTTGGATAATTGCTAAAACAATAATTTCAAACAGTGTCATGACTCTGTGGGGCTCCAATTAAAATCGATCTTCCATAGTTTTTGTTGGGATTGGTCGTAGGCTTGCCACAATGAACCAATTGTTTTCCCGGCAGTGGGATGGGTAAAATCGGCAGCAATCTCGCTTAAGGGTAGTAACACAAATGCATTATATTCAATCTCGCCTCTTGGCACTATAACCTGATCATTAGTCACTAGGTCATCATACAAGAGCAAGTCTAAATCTAAGGTTCGAGGAGCAAACTTTTTCTCGCCCCGTAGCCGACCATTGCGATCTTCGATTTTTTTTAACTGCTGGCATACTTGCGAAATAGACATTTCTGTTTGCGCACCCACTACAAGATTATAAAAGTGACTACCACTAAAGCCTACCGCCTCACTTTCGTAAACACTGGATAATGAAAGTGCGCCAAATGCCTGATATAAACCTTGCAAGCCAGCCCGAGTATATTTATCACGTTCGACGTTACTACCAACGCTAATATAGATTTGATGTCGCATCTAACTAGTGCGCAGTTCGATTAAGTTCAACGGTTACCGCAGTTGCGTTAGCCAATATTTTGGGTTTAGTGACTGACAATCGAATTTTGTAAACGCCGTTATAAGTAAATAAGTGGTTAATAATATGACCTGCTAGTGATTCTAACAATTCAAAACTGCTGTTGTTTGCAAGCTCTTCAATCGCCAGTGCTAATGCAGCATAGTCTAGAGTATCCGCCACTTTGTCACTCAGTGCGGCTTTAGACAGATCCATGCCTATTTCCACATCAATCAACAAAGATTGTTTAGTTTTGCGTTCCCATTCGTAAACGCCAATAAGTGACTTGACCTGCAAGCCTTGTATGATAATTTTGTCCATGACAGATCCGCGCAGTTATTTAAGTAAAAGACTATTAAGTGACAGCACATCTAACTACAATGCCCCTCACCCCACAAGATTCGATTGGGTGGCAGTTTAACTGTTTAAGAAGGCCAAGTACATGACAGCACTGACAATATTGATGCTTGCATCAGCTTACCTGGCAGGCTCAGTCTCAAGCGCTATAGTAGTCAGTAAAATTTTTTATTTACCTAATCCCAGAACACATGGTTCAGGTAACCCCGGTACTACTAATGTTTTACGATTAGGGGGAAGGCTGCCTGCAGTATTAGTGTTACTTTTTGATGTACTCAAGGGAACTGTGCCAGTTTGGCTGAGTTACTATTTGGGATTCACACCAATCATGTTGGGCTGTGTAGCTATCATGGCGTGTTTGGGTCACATCTTCCCACTTTTTTTTAGTTTTAAAGGTGGCAAAGCGGTGGCTACCGCTTTTGGCGCCATGTTGCCGATTGGAGTGGAGTTGGCTGGTGCGTTGATAGCCTGTTGGGCATTGATTGTCTTCGCTACAGGATATTCATCATTAGCCGCCATAGTCGCGGTCGCGCTATCACCGCTTCTGACCTACTTTATTAAACCCGAATACACAGTGCCGGTGTCCATGCTTGCCTTGTTGATAGTAGCACGACACAAAGACAATATAGTCCGCCTTTTTCAGGGGCTTGAAAGTAAAATATGGGAAAAAGGCCGGGCAACGGGACTGCATAAAAAATGAGCAGCCAGTCAACTATTATAATTTAAATAGCCGGCAAACTATCTAGTGGCCAGCGGGGCTTAGCTTTACTCTCTAAAGGTTCAGTCTGTCCTGCTTTTAGTCGTTGCAAGCCGGCATAGGCAATCATAGCGCCATTGTCAGTACAAAACTCTAAGCGGGGATAGTAGACTTTCCCATTGATTTTACTCATCATGTCTTCTAGTTGACTACGTAGCTGTGTGTTAGCACTCACTCCACCTGCAACTACTAATCTTTTTAAGCCTGTATATTTTAAAGCCCGACGACATTTAATCGCTAAAGTATCTACAACGGCCTCTTGAAACGCACAGGCAATATTCGCTCGAGTTTGCTCATCCTCTGGTTCTTTACGTATGGTATTGGATGCTGCAGTTTTAAGACCACTAAAACTAAAATTTAAACCAGGCTTGTCTGTCATTGGACGAGGGAAAGTATAGGTTCCGGATATACCTTTTTCAGCTAATTTGGCCAGTAAGGGACCACCAGGATATTCTAGGCCCATCATTTTAGCTGTTTTATCGAATGCTTCACCAGCAGCGTCATCCACTGACTCACCCAACACTTCATATTGGCCTATACCGGATACTTTCACCATCATGGTATGTCCGCCTGAAACTAATAAGGCGATAAACGGAAATTCAGGTTTTGGATCATCTAACATCGGCGCGAGCAGATGACCTTCCATATGATGCACACCTATCGCAGGGACGTTCCAAGCAAAGGCTAAGCTGCGTCCCACAGATGCACCTACTAAGAGCGCGCCAACTAAACCTGGGCCCTTTGTATAGGCAATGCCATCAATATCCTCGGCTTTACAATTCGCTTCAACCAGCGCGGCTTTAATTAATGGGACTATTTTACGAACATGATCTCGAGAGGCCAATTCGGGTACCACACCTCCGTAGTCGGCGTGCAATTTTACTTGGCTGTATAGTTGGTGTGATAACAAGCCCAAATCGTCATCAATGATGGCGATGCCAGTTTCATCACAAGAGGTTTCAATTCCTAGAATTCGCATAGTACCAATTAAAAAAGTCTTAAATTAGACCGGAAGTTTACCTATCTCATCGCAAGTATGCTACTTTTGTCGCTTCTGAAGCGCCCGAATCAACGGTTATTGACCACTGAATCGGTCTTTTTATTAAATAATCCTGAATCTTCACTTTACATTGTTTGCGGAAATGATTAAAATTCCGCACCATTTTTGACCGCACTGGCTAATTTAAGAGCTGGTAAACAAGATTAAATATTTGAGGTGAGAGTTTAATGCCAATCGTTAAAGTAAGAGAGAACGAACCATTTGACGTAGCGCTGCGTCGTTTTAAGCGTTCATGTGAAAAAGCAGGTGTTCTTTCAGAAGTTCGTCGTCGCGAATTTTTTGAAAAGCCAACTTGGGAACGTAAACGTAAGAAAGCAGCTGCTAAAAAGCGTCATTTGAAAAAGTTAGCTCGCGAAAACGCACGTCGTATCAAGTTATACTAATTCTCGCTTGATTTGCTTGATAGCCTTAGGTTATCAAGCAATGGCCCGTCTAAGTTTGCATATATATTTCTGAGTTTCTGATGACCCTCAAAGATCAATTGACCAGCGCAATGAAAGAATCAATGCGTGCTAAAGACAAGTTACGTCTGGGCACGATAAGAATGGCTCTTGCTGCTGTAAAACAACGGGAAATAGACGAGCGAATCGAGTTGACTGATGCCGATGTCATTGCGCTCATCACTAAGATGGTGAAACAACGCAATGACGCTGCAAGTCAGTATGAGCAAGCTAATCGTCAAGATCTCGCTGATACCGAAAACGCAGAAATAGTAATTTTGCAGACTTTTTTGCCTCAACCGTTAACTGAAGAAGAGCTTAATGATCTCATTCAGCAGGCGATGCTTGAAACTCAAGCAGCAAGTATGCAAGACATGGGTAAAGTCATGGCTTGGTTAAAACCTAAGGTTCAAGGCAGAGCAGACATGGGTAAACTAAGCGGTCAAATAAAAGCCAACTTAGCCCCTTGATTGACGTCAAAAAGCATTAGAAAATCGAGCCGCGATTTGCAAAAATTGCGGCTTGTTTGTTTCTGGTGCTAGCGATAAAGTACCTAATGCACCTCCCAAAACCTAATTAGAGTTTGACTAATATTCATGGCTGGACGTATACCAAAAGATTTCATTGATGATCTCATCGCTCGCACTGACATAGTCGAGTTGGTAGACAGCCGTGTTAAACTCAAAAAAGCAGGCCGCAATTATCAGGCATGCTGCCCATTTCACAATGAAAAAAGCCCATCCTTCACCGTTAGTCAAGATAAACAGTTTTACCATTGTTTTGGTTGCGGTGCCCACGGCAATGCTATTTCGTTTGTGATTGAATACGACCGTTTGGAGTTTCCTGAAGCGGTAGAGGAACTAGCTCGCTTTCATGGCTTAGAAGTGCCTCGGGAACAAGGAACCAAGCCAGGCCCTACGCCACAGCAGAAAGCCCAAATCGCTGATGATTATGAACTCATGGAACAAGCCAGCCGCTTTTTTCAACATCAGCTAAAGCATCATCCACAAAAAACAAAGGCCGTGGACTATCTCAAACAACGTGGTTTGAGTGGTGAAGTAGTCAAGGCTTTTGGGATTGGTTACGCCCCACCGGAGTGGGATGGTATCTATAAGGCCTTCGGGACAACACCGGAGAAGCAGCAACAGTTACTTGATCTGAAATTAATTACTGAGAATGACAATCGCCGCCGTTACGACTTTTTTCGTGATCGCATCATGTTTCCTATTCGCGACAAACGCGGCAGAGTCATAGGTTTCGGTGGACGAGTCTTGGAGGAAGGAGGCCCTAAATATCTCAACTCTCCTGAAACTCGAATTTTCCATAAAGGCCATGAATTGTATGGCTTTTTCCAAGCTAAACAAGCCAACCGAAAACTTGAACGTTTAATGATTGTTGAAGGCTATATGGACGTAGTCGCACTAGCCCAGTTTGATATTGATTATGCGGTAGCCTCTTTGGGTACGGCCACTACACCAGAACACATTCAGATGCTATTTCGTGCCGCACCTGAGATTATTTGCTGTTATGACGGTGACCGTGCAGGTCGTGAAGCCGCATGGCGGGCGCTAGAAAATGCCCTCCCCCATCTTAAAGACAGCGTACAATTAAAATTTTTATTTTTACCTGACGGTGAAGATCCCGATACCTTAGTCAGAAAAGCTGGAAAGCAAGAATTTGAGCGCCTACTAAGTGAAGAGTCTGTGCCTCTATCACAATTCTTTTTTGAAAATTTAATACAGCAGCATAATGTCGGTAGCAGCGAAGGAAAAGCAGCATTGACCCAAGCTGCGCAAGGATATATACGCCAAATAAATGCGGAAAACTTAGTCGTATTACTTGAAGAAGAATTACGTAAAAAAGTTAAAGGTAACAGTTATAAAGCTGATATTTTACAGGATTTAAAACACGCCAATGAGCGCGGTAAATCGCCGAAACTTGATTATAAAACACCTGCGACCACCAGTGTTTCACCTGTTAGGAAGCTACTTCGATTGCTGCTGTTGCATCCAAATTTGGCCTCACAACATGCGGAAATACAACCCCAAGCCCTAAATCCAGAATTTATTAAAGGCTTACCAGTATTAATTAAGATGCAATCTTTTTGTGTGGCCAACCCACAAAGCAATACTGGTCATGTACTGGAACATTTTCGCGGTGACCCTGAAGCACGCTTTTTGAATCAACTTTTACAAGTCGATCATGATGCCGATGATAAACGTCCTGAAAAGCAATATATTGATAGTTTCAATCGTTTAATTGAGCAACAACTCAAAGCTAGATATCAACAACTTACCGCGATTGGCAGTGCTATGACTGCTGAAGAAAAGCAAGAATTTAAGCTACTGACGCAAACGAAAGCGACTTACAGTGCTGAATAAAAAACATTCAATTGACACTTGAATCCAAACTAATCACCCACACCTAGTAGAAACAAACGAAATAAGCATACTAAATACCGACTAAATCGTTCGAATTACTGGCCTGAAGCGTATATTTTCTGCTATACTGGCTAATTCGCAAACGCCTCGGTGCACGCAGATTTATCCGGTGTTGAGCTCTTTAGAGTTTGGCTTTCAGATAAACTTTTTAACTGATTTTGAGAAACGTAGGTTATATGGCGCAAAGCAAGCAGTCTCAGATAAAACTCCTTATCGTAAAAGGGAAAGAGCAAGGTTACTTAACTTTTGCTGAAGTAAACGATCATCTCCCGCAGGACATTGTCGATTCGGATCAAATCGAAGATATTATTCGCATGATCAACGACATGGGGATTCAAGTATTTGAATCTGCACCTGACGCAGATGAATTGTTAATGCAAGAAACTACTGCTGATGAGGAAGTCGCGGAAGCTGCGGCTCAAGCACTAGCCACGGTTGAAAGCGAAATCGGTCGCACCACTGACCCTGTGCGCATGTATATGCGTGAGATGGGCACGGTTGAGCTATTAACTCGTGAAGGTGAAATTGAAATCGCTAAGCGTATTGAAGATGGTATTAACCAGGTTCAATGCTCCGTTGCAGAATACCCAGAAGCCATTACATATTTACTCGACCAATGGGATTTATTTGAAGCCGAAGAGATTCGCTTGAGTGATATCATCATCGGTTTTGTTGATCCTAATGAAACAGACGTCGCTCCAACGGCAACCCATGTTGGATCTGAGCTATCTGAAGAAGAGCTTGATGATGAAGATGGCGACGAAGACGATGAGGACGAGGAAGAAGAAGATACGGGTCCTGATCCTGAACTCGCCCGTGAAAAGTTCAATGCTTTAAGAGAACAGTACAACAAAGCGCGCGATGTTATCGCAGCTAAAGGTCGTTCTCATAAAGACGCTAGAAAGCAAATTAACGAACTAAGCGAAGTATTCAAA
Above is a window of Aliiglaciecola sp. LCG003 DNA encoding:
- a CDS encoding HDOD domain-containing protein; translated protein: MSTENALLTILVEKIKNDTIVLPTLPAIALKVRRAADDPNVNLHAMGDIIAQDPSLSARIIKISNSAYLGRTVKVTSVSQAVTRIGLSQIKNISTALAMEQLFVSKNELVKEYIIKIWDNTIDVVSYAMAALQVYTKTKQRHLSLDTMTLAALVHNIGVLPILTEAERHEEVFANPTFLNTAIVKLSGHIGGKIMRQWGFENDFAEVAEKWRDMNFVPEGVTFIDFVRLGAVLSGSFESQKEKVLQICIDKKIIEDLSVYDSEEFLEMRDSAKSVFA
- a CDS encoding Zn-dependent hydrolase yields the protein MFRKKTLSVILAAVLLSACSPSAETDPAPKVERKTSSESQPPTLLKDAEQRLDIYFPVALTADLSAYSAAQKEMLGLLIDASKIMDDLFWAQAYGENKNEFLASIADPKVRQFSAINYGPWDRLNGDKAFLSGIADKPLGAQFYPEDMSKQEYEKSKLASHDGLYSMVSRDMEGNLVEIPYSEYFAEELDQVAKLLLKAATLAENKAFSNYLSMRAQALTSDNYQPSDFAWMEMKDNPIELVIGPIETYEDQLFGYRAAFESYVLLKDLSWSEKLAKYAAFLPELQQGLPVPAQYKAEMPGSNADLNAYDVIYYAGHSNAGSKTIAINLPNDEEVQLQKGTRRLQLKNAMQAKFEHILMPISELLMVPEQRKHITFNAFFANTMFHEVAHGLGIKNTLEGSSTVRGALKEHASALEEGKADILGLYMVEQLLSKGAISEGQLEDYYVTFMAGIFRSVRFGASSAHGKANMIRFNFFKQNGAFSRNESGLYSVNMDKMSDAIAALSQLILTLQGDGDYDGVAQLVKQQGVISTTLADDLQRLADASIPVDITFEQGKEVLGL
- a CDS encoding EAL domain-containing protein, translated to MAALLVLRFADALVWQKTKRGTIYDGQKYVLRFASGTILTALMWCFYCLMVFPHIETIELAFNIIIVAAMAGGAATILGAHKPTAILYSAILLVPFSLALLTSDVHHQYILGLLGLAFSAVMVITAKKSGEFNQVAIRLKNENAILVEHMEEEVEERTNQIYQLSNIDPLTGLFNRTAFLSQLDKHIEYDKKSGGTFALLFIDLDGFKKINDSIGHEAGDRVLQQTAQRLKNSCPDEQLLCRWGGDEFLVGLDQADANSALELAQQLIAKISNPYVFESNRLNLGATVGIAMYPEHTVSGIKLIQLADTAMYFQKKNSPCTAGLFSERLGKQLAREQRLKDALSEAIEEDQLRIVYQPIIDAKTHTTVAFEALLRWNLNNENIPPDEFITIAEQYGLIRKIGNWVLQQACSTAVSWQQHATIAVSVNVSVIQLQDNEFIDFVDSVLAQTELAPECLHIEITESVFAADKEALLEKITALKQRNIHISIDDFGTEYSSLSVIQELSADIVKIDRAFVHSLDTNGLPIVKAVLNIAEAFGYEVIAEGVETVQQANILRDLGVDYLQGFYFCKPLELRALSNFVKSKPLPFTKPQKSAS
- a CDS encoding histidine triad nucleotide-binding protein, with product MAETIFDKIINREIPAEIIFEDDQVLAFKDINPQAPTHFLVIPKKQIATINDIEPEDAALIGQLYLAAASIAKQLGVAESGYRTVMNCNPDGGQTVYHIHLHVLAGKPMGWPPYQNTMKQQLP
- a CDS encoding undecaprenyl-diphosphate phosphatase encodes the protein MTLFEIIVLAIIQGITEFLPISSSAHLILPSELLGWTEQGLAFDVAVHVGSLLAVMIYFREDISRMLLAWLQTGFSRKQSDDSKLAWWVILATIPAVVVGFLAKDFIEHYAREALVIAITTIIFGLVLWYADVTGKLHKNIYQLNWKSALIIGLAQALALIPGTSRSGITMTAALMLGLDRQSSARFSFLLSIPVILGAGLLATLDLVKQDAAVDWQALFYGTVLSFVSAYACIYLFLSWISKIGMLPFVIYRLILGAVLLGFVFI
- the folK gene encoding 2-amino-4-hydroxy-6-hydroxymethyldihydropteridine diphosphokinase, whose amino-acid sequence is MRHQIYISVGSNVERDKYTRAGLQGLYQAFGALSLSSVYESEAVGFSGSHFYNLVVGAQTEMSISQVCQQLKKIEDRNGRLRGEKKFAPRTLDLDLLLYDDLVTNDQVIVPRGEIEYNAFVLLPLSEIAADFTHPTAGKTIGSLWQAYDQSQQKLWKIDFNWSPTES
- the folB gene encoding dihydroneopterin aldolase, producing MDKIIIQGLQVKSLIGVYEWERKTKQSLLIDVEIGMDLSKAALSDKVADTLDYAALALAIEELANNSSFELLESLAGHIINHLFTYNGVYKIRLSVTKPKILANATAVTVELNRTAH
- the plsY gene encoding glycerol-3-phosphate 1-O-acyltransferase PlsY, with the translated sequence MTALTILMLASAYLAGSVSSAIVVSKIFYLPNPRTHGSGNPGTTNVLRLGGRLPAVLVLLFDVLKGTVPVWLSYYLGFTPIMLGCVAIMACLGHIFPLFFSFKGGKAVATAFGAMLPIGVELAGALIACWALIVFATGYSSLAAIVAVALSPLLTYFIKPEYTVPVSMLALLIVARHKDNIVRLFQGLESKIWEKGRATGLHKK
- the tsaD gene encoding tRNA (adenosine(37)-N6)-threonylcarbamoyltransferase complex transferase subunit TsaD, with protein sequence MRILGIETSCDETGIAIIDDDLGLLSHQLYSQVKLHADYGGVVPELASRDHVRKIVPLIKAALVEANCKAEDIDGIAYTKGPGLVGALLVGASVGRSLAFAWNVPAIGVHHMEGHLLAPMLDDPKPEFPFIALLVSGGHTMMVKVSGIGQYEVLGESVDDAAGEAFDKTAKMMGLEYPGGPLLAKLAEKGISGTYTFPRPMTDKPGLNFSFSGLKTAASNTIRKEPEDEQTRANIACAFQEAVVDTLAIKCRRALKYTGLKRLVVAGGVSANTQLRSQLEDMMSKINGKVYYPRLEFCTDNGAMIAYAGLQRLKAGQTEPLESKAKPRWPLDSLPAI
- the rpsU gene encoding 30S ribosomal protein S21, with translation MPIVKVRENEPFDVALRRFKRSCEKAGVLSEVRRREFFEKPTWERKRKKAAAKKRHLKKLARENARRIKLY